A portion of the Sulfuriferula sp. AH1 genome contains these proteins:
- a CDS encoding TIGR02647 family protein, with protein MFYTQDLVDEMNALVRYDLGTTQQGVKVHKTADPAVIAATVRLFDKGLVTQVDGGYLTDLGREVAEHCGGVIDLALIR; from the coding sequence ATGTTTTACACTCAGGATCTGGTCGATGAAATGAATGCTTTGGTACGTTATGATTTGGGGACTACGCAACAAGGAGTCAAAGTACACAAGACCGCCGATCCGGCAGTGATCGCGGCCACCGTGCGTTTATTTGATAAAGGCCTGGTTACGCAGGTGGATGGCGGATATTTGACGGATTTGGGGAGAGAAGTGGCTGAGCACTGTGGGGGAGTGATTGATTTGGCACTAATAAGATGA
- a CDS encoding EAL domain-containing protein has protein sequence MLGNAKQAKKGFHSHYVVGAGFAAVLLLLATAGAFTIDQLQVNRHVTARLITEATEKSRLVNELRHIARERAMLLFTMTRTADAFQLDEQRQQFDTGLTNFIHARIEYEKLPASAEEKQLFQRALFYIRTASGEAQNAVLQKIEQGHIKQASSILFEQAIPAQNKVMQTYTELMQLQDKETQTAILEINARSGRAQELITLIGLLTVATSFMVALLVVRRTRTMENSLQAEKDLAEVTLFSIADGIITTDAQCRVAYINPVAARMLNMKPEESEGKHLADILRLIETGSQMPIDVRAATHAGDCARLTSDQLTLLGRNGDTYSIRMTASPIMSPAKETMGAVLAFQDMTESHTLQQRLAWQATHDPLTRLANRYGFETDLELLIESATRRNAEHVLMVMDLDQFKVVNDTCGHIAGDQLLVQMALLIGQKVRKGDIIARLGGDEFGILLANCDLNAGERVAEAIRAAIADFRFIWDDKVFTVGTSIGVVPITCHTGTASLAVSAADTACHMAKEQGRNRVHVLRGDAEIAKKHSEMLWVTRIRQAIEEDRLKLYCQQIVPLAPHKDEVHYEILLRMVDEDGNIVMPGVFIPPAERYNVMPAIDKRVISNLFKLIQQSDLRGQRAFYAINLSGQSLMDESLLDFVLGEIHARNINPACLCFEVTETIAISQMAMAQRFINALRAQGCKFALDDFGSGMSSYSYLKSLHVDYLKIDGSLVLDIAHDPVDYTMVESIHRIGHAMGIKTIAEFVENEATLACLRSIGVDYAQGYLLHRPVPMDEIFKS, from the coding sequence ATGCTTGGGAATGCCAAACAAGCGAAAAAAGGCTTCCACTCTCATTATGTAGTGGGTGCGGGGTTTGCAGCCGTCCTGTTGTTACTCGCGACTGCTGGCGCTTTTACTATCGATCAATTGCAGGTTAATCGCCATGTTACTGCTCGCCTGATTACCGAAGCGACGGAAAAATCCAGACTGGTAAACGAATTACGCCATATAGCACGCGAACGGGCCATGCTGTTGTTCACCATGACCAGAACAGCAGATGCCTTCCAACTGGATGAACAGCGCCAGCAATTTGATACCGGACTCACAAATTTCATTCACGCACGAATCGAATATGAAAAACTGCCCGCCAGCGCCGAAGAAAAACAGCTGTTCCAACGTGCACTTTTCTATATACGCACAGCATCAGGCGAAGCGCAAAATGCGGTATTGCAAAAAATCGAGCAAGGGCATATCAAACAGGCTTCTTCCATATTGTTTGAGCAAGCCATCCCGGCTCAGAACAAGGTGATGCAAACCTATACGGAACTGATGCAGCTGCAGGACAAGGAAACCCAGACCGCGATTCTTGAGATCAACGCCAGAAGCGGGCGCGCCCAGGAATTGATTACACTGATCGGCCTGTTAACGGTTGCCACCAGTTTCATGGTGGCGCTGCTGGTAGTGCGGCGCACCCGAACGATGGAAAACAGCTTGCAGGCCGAAAAAGATCTGGCCGAAGTGACCTTGTTCTCGATCGCCGACGGCATCATCACCACCGATGCGCAGTGCAGGGTAGCCTATATCAATCCCGTTGCGGCCCGCATGCTGAACATGAAGCCCGAAGAATCCGAAGGCAAACACCTGGCCGATATACTGCGGCTGATCGAGACCGGCAGCCAGATGCCTATCGATGTACGCGCTGCCACCCATGCCGGCGATTGCGCCAGACTGACAAGCGATCAGCTGACCCTGCTCGGACGTAATGGCGATACCTATTCTATCCGCATGACTGCCTCGCCCATCATGAGTCCGGCCAAGGAGACAATGGGAGCAGTACTGGCATTTCAGGACATGACCGAATCGCATACCCTGCAGCAACGGCTGGCCTGGCAAGCAACGCACGACCCCTTGACCAGGCTGGCGAATCGTTACGGGTTTGAAACGGATCTGGAGCTGCTGATCGAATCCGCTACCCGGCGTAATGCCGAACATGTGCTGATGGTGATGGATCTGGATCAGTTCAAGGTAGTGAATGATACCTGCGGCCATATCGCGGGCGATCAGCTGCTGGTGCAGATGGCATTGCTGATCGGGCAAAAAGTGCGCAAGGGCGACATTATCGCTCGGCTGGGCGGCGACGAATTCGGCATATTGCTTGCCAATTGCGACCTCAATGCGGGCGAGCGCGTGGCAGAAGCGATTCGCGCCGCAATCGCCGACTTCCGTTTTATCTGGGACGACAAAGTGTTTACCGTAGGCACCAGTATCGGCGTCGTGCCGATAACATGTCATACCGGTACAGCATCACTTGCGGTCAGTGCAGCGGATACAGCTTGTCATATGGCAAAAGAGCAAGGCCGCAACCGGGTGCATGTCTTGCGCGGAGATGCCGAAATCGCCAAGAAACATTCCGAAATGCTATGGGTAACGCGCATACGCCAAGCCATTGAGGAGGATCGCCTGAAACTTTATTGTCAGCAGATTGTACCGCTTGCTCCGCACAAGGACGAAGTACATTACGAAATCCTGCTGCGCATGGTGGATGAGGATGGAAATATTGTAATGCCAGGTGTATTTATTCCACCCGCCGAACGCTACAACGTGATGCCGGCAATCGATAAACGGGTTATCAGCAACCTGTTCAAGCTTATTCAGCAATCCGATCTGCGTGGTCAGCGTGCCTTCTATGCCATCAACCTTTCCGGTCAGTCGCTCATGGATGAAAGCCTGCTGGATTTTGTGCTGGGAGAAATACATGCCAGAAATATCAATCCGGCCTGCCTGTGTTTTGAGGTGACCGAAACCATCGCCATTTCACAAATGGCGATGGCGCAGCGTTTTATCAACGCGCTCCGGGCACAGGGTTGTAAATTCGCCCTGGATGATTTTGGCAGCGGCATGTCGTCCTACAGTTATCTGAAAAGCCTGCATGTGGATTACCTCAAGATCGATGGCTCGCTGGTACTTGACATCGCCCATGATCCGGTGGATTACACCATGGTGGAATCCATTCATCGCATCGGCCATGCCATGGGCATTAAAACCATAGCCGAATTTGTGGAAAATGAAGCCACGCTCGCCTGCTTGCGCAGTATCGGCGTCGATTATGCACAGGGTTACCTGCTGCACAGGCCGGTACCGATGGACGAGATATTCAAAAGCTGA
- a CDS encoding Mor transcription activator family protein yields the protein MNTALLADDLPPSLRDIAELIGLPGTLRLVETYGGVRLYVPKKLDAEHKLAQLIGLEQAAKLADTYGGEMHFDIPRAVEATRAARDRCIRADQASGSTHRELALKYSLTERQIRNILGAEAENSQQEQLF from the coding sequence GTGAATACCGCACTGCTTGCCGATGACCTGCCGCCCAGTCTGCGCGATATTGCCGAGCTGATCGGCCTGCCCGGTACACTCAGGCTGGTCGAAACCTATGGAGGCGTTCGGCTATATGTACCGAAAAAGCTGGATGCAGAGCACAAGCTCGCGCAGTTGATTGGCCTGGAGCAAGCAGCCAAGCTGGCAGATACTTATGGAGGAGAGATGCACTTCGATATCCCGCGTGCGGTCGAGGCTACACGAGCCGCCCGTGATCGCTGCATCCGCGCAGATCAGGCCAGTGGCAGTACCCACCGTGAACTGGCGCTGAAATACAGCCTGACAGAGCGGCAGATACGTAATATCCTTGGCGCTGAGGCTGAAAATAGCCAGCAGGAACAGCTTTTCTGA
- a CDS encoding Mu transposase C-terminal domain-containing protein, translated as MKTHYSCAELAAMKLPGLPTTEKRLRDRVKSEGWASRQVPGKGGKGGMRTEYQPPKALLSSIISQHIKSSPVSAVTPALALPSSEVTAAGLFSSAVLPVAIRSHELKDWQRSSAEARAALIGEVRRLAVLAGTEKAIQAVIALAANGELPAHLQAMVSVANAKSGVDGKRTLSRRSLYRWMKEAEQGFTALAPLQRENLKVPAWAPALLELYQRPQKPALKWVMEQLPSVLPSHITPPSYWAANRFIQKMSKVDVQQGRMGKREIKNIKPFVRRDTGEMWPADVYTADGHTFDAEVAHPAHGRPFRPEITTVLDIATRRVVGWSVDLAESTWSVLDALRHACIQHGIPAIFYVDNGSGFKNDAMSNESTGFMARLGIEITHSLPYNSQARGIEERSHKSFLVRAAKSLPTYMGADMDREAKQKAFKITRADIKTAGVSKLLMPWNAFVNFISEEIEKANNREHRGLPKIRDAAGKLRHQTPNEAWELAVSEGWKPTEVEAHEQLDLFRPYKLAKALRGEVRLFGNTYFDAALADHHGDTVRVGYDILDPHQVWVRDLQGRLICVAGFEANKRSYFPQSFQDKANETRAKARIKRAAAHIEEAEAELSQTYDALPFIEANTLPSMPVVLAETMQITESATRPNLSTMGDYTLLTWLAEHPEDWTDGFRSYFNKRASEGSRTINNALDEYNLWGELNKTDFRVAV; from the coding sequence ATGAAAACGCACTACTCCTGCGCCGAACTTGCTGCAATGAAGCTGCCAGGGCTACCAACAACAGAAAAAAGATTACGTGATCGAGTAAAGTCTGAAGGCTGGGCATCACGCCAAGTTCCAGGCAAGGGCGGAAAAGGTGGTATGCGTACTGAGTATCAGCCGCCAAAGGCATTGCTTTCATCCATTATTAGCCAGCATATCAAGTCCTCCCCCGTCAGTGCGGTTACCCCCGCGCTGGCTTTGCCCAGTAGTGAAGTGACTGCTGCTGGGCTTTTTTCTTCTGCTGTATTGCCTGTTGCGATACGGTCGCATGAGCTTAAAGACTGGCAGCGTAGCAGTGCCGAAGCCCGTGCCGCGTTGATTGGTGAAGTGCGCCGCCTTGCAGTTCTTGCAGGCACAGAAAAAGCCATTCAAGCAGTGATCGCATTGGCAGCGAATGGCGAGTTGCCAGCCCATCTGCAAGCGATGGTATCGGTCGCCAATGCGAAATCGGGTGTAGATGGTAAGCGCACGCTGTCCAGACGATCACTTTACCGCTGGATGAAAGAGGCTGAACAAGGATTTACAGCGCTGGCACCACTGCAACGCGAAAATTTAAAAGTGCCAGCTTGGGCACCAGCACTGCTTGAATTGTATCAGCGGCCACAAAAGCCAGCGCTTAAATGGGTTATGGAGCAACTGCCCTCTGTATTGCCCAGCCATATAACGCCACCATCCTATTGGGCTGCAAATCGCTTCATCCAAAAAATGAGCAAGGTGGATGTTCAGCAAGGTCGCATGGGCAAGAGAGAAATCAAGAACATCAAGCCATTCGTTCGACGTGATACTGGTGAAATGTGGCCAGCAGACGTATATACCGCCGACGGCCACACATTTGATGCTGAAGTTGCGCATCCTGCGCATGGCAGGCCGTTCCGTCCTGAAATAACGACAGTGCTGGATATTGCAACACGTCGTGTAGTTGGTTGGAGCGTGGACTTGGCAGAATCAACCTGGTCTGTGCTCGATGCGCTGCGTCATGCGTGTATTCAGCATGGCATCCCTGCGATTTTCTACGTTGATAACGGCTCTGGTTTCAAAAATGACGCGATGAGCAATGAATCAACGGGCTTTATGGCGCGGCTGGGTATTGAAATCACACATAGCTTGCCATACAACTCACAGGCGCGCGGTATTGAAGAGCGCTCGCATAAATCATTTTTGGTACGCGCAGCCAAATCACTGCCCACTTATATGGGGGCAGACATGGACAGAGAAGCCAAGCAAAAAGCATTCAAAATAACCCGTGCTGACATCAAAACTGCAGGCGTATCAAAATTACTGATGCCCTGGAATGCCTTTGTGAACTTCATTAGTGAAGAGATTGAAAAAGCCAATAACCGTGAGCATCGCGGCTTGCCAAAAATCAGGGATGCCGCTGGAAAATTACGTCACCAAACACCCAATGAAGCATGGGAATTAGCAGTTAGCGAGGGTTGGAAGCCAACGGAAGTTGAAGCGCATGAACAGCTAGATCTATTCAGGCCGTACAAGCTGGCAAAAGCACTTCGCGGTGAGGTCAGATTGTTTGGGAATACCTATTTTGATGCCGCATTGGCAGATCATCATGGTGACACTGTACGGGTTGGGTATGACATTCTTGACCCGCACCAAGTCTGGGTACGTGATCTTCAAGGGCGGTTAATCTGCGTAGCAGGCTTTGAGGCAAACAAACGCAGCTACTTCCCACAGTCATTCCAGGACAAAGCCAACGAAACACGTGCTAAAGCCAGAATTAAACGCGCGGCCGCACATATTGAAGAGGCTGAGGCAGAGCTTAGCCAGACTTATGACGCATTGCCTTTTATCGAAGCCAATACCTTGCCTAGCATGCCAGTAGTTCTTGCAGAAACAATGCAAATCACTGAGTCAGCTACCCGTCCAAACCTATCTACGATGGGAGATTACACCCTGCTGACATGGCTTGCAGAGCACCCAGAAGACTGGACGGATGGATTTAGAAGCTACTTCAATAAACGTGCTTCCGAAGGTTCGCGCACGATAAACAACGCACTTGATGAATACAACTTATGGGGAGAACTGAATAAAACAGATTTTAGAGTTGCCGTCTGA
- a CDS encoding helix-turn-helix domain-containing protein: protein MSKKKPALNMPKKPDPKDWTRHDVLYAVRRTGTTLQQLSIELGYHRGTLGNALHIPAPKYERLIAEHLGLPVQDVWPTRYHPDGTPKSGRGERGLGRYKRKTTKPNNSTVGEIGNVKQVNKGATDASR from the coding sequence ATGTCAAAAAAGAAGCCAGCGTTAAACATGCCAAAAAAACCAGACCCTAAGGACTGGACGAGACACGACGTGTTATACGCCGTGCGACGCACAGGAACCACATTACAGCAGCTCTCTATTGAGCTTGGATACCATCGCGGCACCTTAGGTAACGCGCTGCATATTCCCGCACCCAAATACGAGAGACTGATTGCTGAACACCTGGGCTTGCCTGTCCAGGATGTATGGCCCACACGCTACCACCCAGATGGCACACCTAAAAGCGGGCGTGGCGAACGTGGGTTGGGGCGTTACAAACGTAAAACGACTAAGCCGAATAATAGCACTGTCGGTGAAATAGGCAATGTCAAACAGGTAAACAAAGGAGCGACAGATGCGTCGCGTTAA
- a CDS encoding AAA family ATPase, which produces MKKHFVKTSNFLSFIDGIQAVEARGAAEASMMLVFGNAGYGKSETLDHWATQEDAIYLRANVDWTPKYFLIELAKFLRTDAGGTSEQLFARLLARIASEQIPIVIDEADHCLHNNAAVLEKIRDFADRTETLVILAGMEKIQGKIARHPQISSRIARAVEFAASGLEDTRKLCDELCEVKVDAALVAEIQRSTSGRVREILNAIAIVESAGVRAGKAIVTLEDVAGQALTHDWQARRPKLVKLGGGR; this is translated from the coding sequence ATGAAAAAGCATTTCGTAAAAACCAGCAACTTTCTTAGTTTCATTGACGGGATACAAGCCGTAGAAGCCCGTGGCGCAGCTGAAGCCAGCATGATGCTGGTGTTTGGTAACGCGGGTTACGGTAAGTCGGAAACACTCGACCACTGGGCAACACAGGAAGACGCAATCTACCTGCGTGCAAATGTTGACTGGACACCTAAGTACTTTCTGATTGAGCTGGCGAAATTCTTGCGTACTGATGCGGGTGGCACATCGGAGCAGCTATTTGCTCGTCTTTTAGCACGTATTGCCAGTGAACAAATCCCTATCGTCATTGATGAGGCTGACCACTGCCTGCATAACAATGCTGCTGTGCTTGAGAAGATACGCGACTTTGCTGACCGTACTGAAACCTTGGTAATACTGGCTGGTATGGAAAAAATACAGGGCAAGATCGCCCGCCACCCACAGATCAGCAGCCGTATCGCACGGGCGGTTGAATTCGCCGCATCAGGCTTAGAAGACACCCGCAAGCTTTGCGATGAACTCTGTGAAGTTAAGGTAGATGCCGCCCTGGTCGCTGAAATACAGCGCAGCACTAGCGGCCGCGTGCGTGAAATTCTCAATGCTATCGCCATCGTCGAATCAGCGGGGGTGCGAGCAGGCAAGGCCATCGTGACACTCGAAGATGTCGCAGGCCAAGCCCTTACGCACGATTGGCAGGCGCGCCGTCCGAAACTGGTCAAGCTGGGCGGGGGGCGTTAA
- a CDS encoding DUF1804 family protein: MAHKPEKKTAARAAFVYEALTLEVIAQRVCASLGTVSRWKRDALAEGDDWDRARAAARLSGQGAEAVTQAVMEDFVLLFQSTMTEVKAATDIKPMAKAEIISRLSDAYQKTMSAVAKGNPKLNKLAVAMEVMQSLAEFVRKHYPKHANAFAEILEPFGEDVAKNYG; the protein is encoded by the coding sequence GTGGCACATAAACCAGAAAAAAAGACCGCAGCACGCGCGGCATTCGTTTACGAGGCGTTAACCCTGGAGGTGATAGCCCAGCGTGTTTGCGCCTCACTTGGCACTGTTTCGCGCTGGAAGCGCGATGCATTGGCTGAAGGCGACGATTGGGATCGGGCGCGCGCTGCTGCGCGATTGTCCGGCCAAGGCGCCGAGGCCGTCACTCAGGCGGTGATGGAAGACTTCGTGCTGCTGTTCCAGAGTACGATGACTGAAGTCAAGGCAGCCACCGATATCAAGCCGATGGCAAAGGCCGAGATCATCAGCCGGTTGTCGGATGCTTATCAAAAGACCATGTCTGCCGTGGCCAAGGGCAATCCCAAGTTGAATAAGCTGGCTGTGGCGATGGAGGTGATGCAGTCGCTGGCTGAGTTTGTGCGCAAGCACTATCCGAAGCATGCCAATGCGTTTGCGGAGATATTGGAGCCATTTGGCGAGGATGTGGCTAAAAACTATGGGTAA
- a CDS encoding M15 family metallopeptidase, whose translation MITSRKLDDLQLPVKIKALNLIHECKLAGIDLLITCTYRDFEAQNALYAQGRTVPGRIVTNARGGQSFHNFHMAFDVVPLRAGKPVWGTTGADGLLWQKVGALGEAQGLEWAGRWKRFRELPHFQLTGGLTLAEVNAGKKLEGAA comes from the coding sequence ATGATTACATCACGCAAACTAGACGACTTACAGCTGCCCGTCAAAATCAAGGCGCTTAATCTCATTCACGAGTGCAAGCTGGCCGGTATTGACTTGCTCATTACCTGCACCTACCGCGATTTTGAAGCACAGAATGCGCTTTACGCGCAGGGCCGCACAGTACCTGGTCGCATCGTGACCAATGCTCGCGGCGGGCAATCCTTTCATAATTTCCATATGGCATTCGATGTGGTTCCGCTACGGGCTGGTAAGCCGGTATGGGGGACGACTGGCGCAGATGGCTTGCTCTGGCAAAAGGTCGGCGCGCTCGGCGAGGCGCAAGGTCTGGAATGGGCCGGACGCTGGAAGCGGTTCCGCGAATTGCCTCATTTTCAGCTGACTGGCGGGCTGACACTGGCTGAGGTTAATGCTGGCAAGAAGCTGGAAGGCGCGGCATGA
- a CDS encoding gp16 family protein: MNNTAPDIRKRELAQIHVAKTQLCLDDETYRAMLWTVARVKSAADLDWTGRKQVLDHLKAKGWKKTTKSRPAPAKSKAHLVAKVRALLIDAGNRPDTYADGMARRMFSVERFEWCDSRQLVKIIAALVIDSKRNS; the protein is encoded by the coding sequence ATGAATAACACCGCACCTGACATCCGCAAGCGCGAACTTGCCCAGATCCACGTAGCCAAAACGCAGCTCTGTCTTGATGATGAAACCTACCGTGCCATGCTATGGACGGTTGCGCGCGTCAAGAGCGCTGCCGATCTGGACTGGACCGGGCGCAAGCAGGTGCTGGATCACCTCAAGGCCAAAGGGTGGAAGAAAACCACCAAGAGCCGCCCAGCGCCAGCCAAATCCAAAGCGCACCTGGTTGCCAAGGTTCGCGCATTGTTGATCGATGCTGGCAACCGACCCGACACCTACGCTGATGGCATGGCGCGGAGAATGTTTAGCGTAGAGCGGTTTGAGTGGTGCGACTCTCGCCAACTGGTCAAGATCATTGCAGCGCTGGTCATTGATAGCAAACGGAATAGCTGA
- a CDS encoding TraR/DksA C4-type zinc finger protein — protein MDAFDRAQALELEEYERRQRAAILPNTLTESAIECVECETPIPEARRLAVPGVQLCITCQTRLELVRKINGERHGG, from the coding sequence ATGGATGCGTTTGACCGCGCTCAGGCGCTTGAACTGGAAGAGTATGAGCGGCGCCAGCGCGCCGCAATTTTGCCGAATACCCTAACCGAATCGGCGATAGAGTGTGTCGAGTGCGAAACGCCCATCCCTGAAGCGCGTCGCCTGGCTGTGCCGGGCGTTCAGTTATGTATTACATGCCAGACGCGGCTTGAGCTGGTTCGAAAAATAAACGGAGAGAGACATGGCGGCTGA
- a CDS encoding HU family DNA-binding protein, whose translation MDRITEEMKLQHNRAVNKADVSAFLESLATASTIALATGGEVMLPDICKISVTTRAARTGRNPATGAEVEIPAKRVPAFKAVKALKDAVA comes from the coding sequence ATTGACCGCATAACCGAAGAGATGAAGCTGCAGCACAACCGCGCTGTCAACAAGGCTGATGTTTCTGCATTCCTTGAGTCACTGGCAACTGCCAGCACCATTGCGCTGGCCACCGGTGGCGAAGTTATGCTGCCAGACATCTGCAAGATCAGCGTCACCACCCGCGCCGCGCGCACTGGCCGCAACCCTGCCACCGGCGCAGAAGTCGAAATCCCGGCCAAGCGCGTGCCAGCATTCAAAGCGGTAAAGGCCTTGAAGGACGCCGTAGCCTAA
- a CDS encoding host-nuclease inhibitor Gam family protein, whose protein sequence is MAKPVTRLKTKAQIYVPQSKDDAAANIRKIGDIQRESIRTTAEMNDEIAVITHKYQPLLDALGEQIKTLQEGVQGYCEAHRDELTDGGRVKTANLITGEVQWRQRPPSVSVRGADSVIEMLKRLGLARFVRTKEEVNKEAILNDPDEVRGVAGLNIVTGVEDFVITPFEQETIA, encoded by the coding sequence ATGGCAAAACCAGTAACTAGGCTCAAGACTAAAGCACAAATCTATGTTCCACAAAGCAAAGACGATGCTGCCGCAAACATCAGAAAGATCGGCGATATCCAGCGCGAATCTATACGTACTACTGCTGAGATGAACGATGAGATCGCTGTCATTACACATAAATATCAGCCGCTCCTGGATGCGCTTGGCGAGCAAATTAAAACGCTGCAAGAAGGTGTGCAAGGATATTGTGAAGCACACCGTGATGAACTAACAGATGGCGGCCGCGTTAAAACTGCCAATCTCATCACAGGAGAAGTTCAGTGGCGCCAGAGACCTCCATCAGTATCTGTACGAGGCGCTGATTCTGTTATCGAAATGCTGAAAAGACTAGGGCTTGCTCGTTTTGTACGCACAAAGGAAGAGGTAAATAAAGAAGCGATTCTCAATGATCCAGATGAAGTACGTGGAGTTGCTGGCTTGAATATTGTGACCGGCGTAGAGGATTTTGTAATCACTCCGTTTGAGCAGGAAACAATCGCCTGA
- a CDS encoding LexA family transcriptional regulator: MSTVVNIWFSASQLATLGSAKVIPGMPRTEKAARAFAKKSEWPHRIVEGSGGKGGMRTEYQPPANVLGLIHDFLKLNPNIFNKTLLLLERSMEAGLSDIQKNAIQQHTKNAIHENTINMQELHVSTAPYPTGIGSEPLVTGDGKQRAVKAQEERVNSALESPEHATMEIDYYPLVKGSAGSGQFVDHEDERVVFKVNMDARLVRERVGSNLRSIKLANVSGDSMHPTLSHGDQVVIDTSVKIFIDDAIYAFIQDGFMRFKRINKRLDGRIIVKSDNPSVGGEPEIYTSAEAETFHIVGIVVPFKFGRFKV, translated from the coding sequence ATGAGTACGGTCGTCAATATCTGGTTTTCAGCATCACAATTAGCAACGCTTGGTAGTGCTAAGGTGATACCAGGGATGCCGCGTACAGAGAAAGCCGCTCGAGCCTTTGCTAAAAAGTCAGAATGGCCTCATCGAATTGTCGAAGGGAGTGGTGGGAAAGGCGGTATGCGCACGGAATATCAGCCCCCAGCTAATGTGCTAGGGCTTATCCATGATTTTCTTAAACTAAATCCTAATATTTTTAACAAAACACTACTTCTGTTAGAAAGAAGCATGGAAGCAGGGCTATCAGATATTCAAAAAAATGCAATTCAGCAACATACAAAAAATGCAATTCATGAAAACACAATTAATATGCAGGAACTCCACGTTAGCACAGCACCGTATCCGACTGGCATCGGGTCAGAGCCATTAGTGACAGGAGATGGGAAGCAACGCGCTGTTAAAGCCCAAGAAGAGCGTGTTAATAGCGCTCTGGAATCACCTGAACATGCCACGATGGAAATTGATTACTATCCTCTGGTAAAGGGCAGTGCTGGATCTGGTCAGTTCGTTGATCATGAAGATGAGAGAGTAGTCTTTAAGGTCAATATGGATGCACGATTGGTACGCGAGAGGGTCGGCAGCAATCTCAGATCAATAAAACTGGCAAACGTATCTGGAGACTCCATGCATCCAACCTTATCGCACGGTGACCAAGTTGTGATTGATACTTCTGTGAAAATCTTTATTGATGATGCTATCTATGCATTTATTCAGGATGGTTTTATGCGGTTTAAACGCATTAACAAACGGCTTGATGGCAGGATAATAGTGAAGAGTGATAATCCAAGTGTCGGCGGAGAGCCTGAAATATATACATCAGCTGAAGCTGAAACTTTTCATATTGTCGGTATTGTAGTCCCGTTTAAATTCGGACGTTTCAAAGTGTAA